Proteins co-encoded in one Setaria viridis chromosome 9, Setaria_viridis_v4.0, whole genome shotgun sequence genomic window:
- the LOC117836396 gene encoding uncharacterized protein, with the protein MAAASVRVLVLLLAVSASSLRRTAATITVEAACQQHTKHPEFCVKALSSANPEMKAAALNGGLPGIAELSLSLAAQCGAETVAFVKGLESMPGGMPPECLEECVGKFQAAVAELQRSKAAVEQGKDESGVSTWLSAAKTDGETCMDDCHRIEGGAELQMVDKVADLTKMCSIALSLTDASVHNRTA; encoded by the coding sequence ATGGCCGCCGCTTCCGTTCgtgtcctcgtcctcctcctcgccgtgtcggcctcctccctccggcGCACCGCCGCCACGATCACCGTGGAGGCTGCGTGCCAGCAGCACACGAAGCACCCGGAGTTCTGCGTGAAGGCCCTGTCGTCGGCGAACCCGGAGATGAAGGCGGCGGCCTTGAACGGCGGCCTGCCTGGGATCGCGGAGCTGTCGCTGTCGCTGGCGGCGCAGTGCGGCGCGGAGACGGTGGCGTTCGTGAAGGGCCTGGAGAGCATGCCCGGCGGGATGCCGCCCGAGTGCCTGGAGGAGTGCGTGGGCAAGTtccaggcggcggtggccgagcTGCAGCGCTccaaggcggcggtggagcagggCAAAGACGAGTCCGGCGTCAGCACGTGGCTGTCGGCGGCGAAGACGGACGGCGAGACGTGCATGGATGACTGCCACAGGATAGAGGGCGGCGCCGAGCTGCAGATGGTCGACAAGGTCGCGGACCTCACCAAGATGTGCTCCATCGCCCTCTCCCTCACCGATGCTTCAGTCCATAATCGCACCGCATGA